The following are encoded together in the Candida orthopsilosis Co 90-125, chromosome 5 draft sequence genome:
- a CDS encoding Nup120 protein (S. cerevisiae homolog NUP120 has role in mRNA export from nucleus, nuclear pore organization, chromosome localization and localizes to Nup107-160) — protein sequence MNVSYSLSNVVGYSNHLPTLDVSLPLKYPETSTLRDNPNDQFHLKLAATGQLLKFHSTSLIPLVSCSILNDLTTIVLTPIERKVNSLGLKFQNIRIHLPHKISSTSCFDIYHDSENIYINIIDSNYLLISLKLPTETFVSSKTLSLFDFEEWGHISVPYSFEMRSNPYLVKSIDELNVLVSLKDGGLLHFQKQHALSAVEIYTFSEPISFLGGLFGGKKRDIELGGVSSNSIVDLINSDDYLITLTTSRQLKLWSLAKHQYVSSTSLNDRSDEDIWLTTVPSKYLQIFDVDGEAYITLFNPTTGGSKKSRFTFQTWQFKEQSLIKVSKFEFQPELPNFLLSSSDIFYHESTFQNTIWFIQDFATEYADGNLFNHVLWKSNTSSILVTYTINFDNGAITSIKSSSPPLHNEEEEISVHFDSEYYCREIFDSGRFDDLIVSTSLSILRQHYKSQHEDFDGDLRTSAKKLVEFNSTTESSKHVWFKLYSLCEEFRKDSHEALALISFDKHLIAVHANGYGLFRPSHYFESLISKNLQSPEGKLTQLFNRFRTTLSAKAYHRLSESIISRQSQFDATTVDVFFQTHLSEKLPQQEIQTTMSELEDIPNVLQIIQSLVTDADYQLIEIVDQVGELGEFFKLSTYVTFKNIMHQHSILLIDLLILLLVCEVNEEILSLLNQAMRELQQYHFSKIIFETCFVSAANKSSLESHGLGNVDYSLFWSAIVNKDSTLKQLVDNLRINDAYDYFHNDVLTKKGFILNSVVELINHQQGPYLKKFFLDKLDQNDVDELFLIGIIHLMNNDANSFHDAFSQFDKFENLDVAKLKSLKQDENLRHFLSCFYTLPTQGEYYHGLSELIISQVKVRKTTGVTRRQMMEVALKFDKLAIESTKDEPSKAESLYLSVFDLALSISDYDSVGLALQNLTSTTQVKTLLTRFIEKLISESKIELIFPPNESKVYRSHFKLIDSILLKLAQSTPLLSSLKMYQILSSWRLFGCCTTRSQLGDQRGSCEALYQFIQRYKNEITTIDKASKFQVLQMYLLILNNLKSFDDVDDQWFFNSASDAESSSSSSIITANRIQIEYLEWMKNLETDLSTLE from the coding sequence ATGAATGTGTCTTATTCGTTATCTAATGTGGTTGGATACTCCAATCATCTACCTACACTTGATGTGAGTCTACCATTGAAGTACCCAGAAACATCAACTTTGAGAGACAACCCtaatgatcaatttcatctaAAACTTGCTGCAACTGGTCAATTACTCAAATTTCACTCAACTTCACTTATCCCGCTTGTATCATGCTCaatattgaatgatttaACAACTATTGTACTCACCCCAATTGAGCGTAAAGTGAACAGTTTAGGTTTAAAGTTCCAAAATATTCGGATTCACTTGCCCCATAAGATCTCATCAACTAGTTGCTTTGATATCTACCACGACAGTGAAAACATCTACATCAACATTATTGATTCCAATTACTTGCTTATATCATTGAAATTACCTACAGAAACATTTGTTTCCAGCAAAACATTATCgctatttgattttgaagaatggGGTCATATTTCCGTTCCTTattcatttgaaatgaGATCAAATCCTTATCTCGTAaagtcaattgatgaacTAAACGTGTTAGTGTCATTGAAAGACGGGGGattgcttcattttcaaaaacaacatGCATTGTCGGCTGTTGAGATTTATACTTTTAGTgaaccaatttcatttcttgGTGGGTTATTTGGCGGTAAAAAAAGGGATATTGAATTAGGTGGagtttcatcaaattccaTAGTGGATTTGATCAACTCGGATGATTATTTAATCACCCTTACTACGAGCAGACAATTGAAGTTATGGAGTTTGGCTAAACATCAATatgtttcatcaacatcctTAAACGACAGACTGGATGAGGATATTTGGTTGACTACTGTACCCTCAAAATACCTCCAAATCTTTGATGTCGATGGAGAGGCTTACATCACGCTATTCAATCCAACAACTGGTGGTTCCAAAAAGAGTCGATTCACATTCCAAACTTGGCAATTTAAAGAACAGTCCTTAATTAAAGTGTCGaagtttgaatttcaacCTGAATTGCCAAACTTTTTGTTATCATCATCGGATATATTCTACCATGAATcaactttccaaaacacTATATGGTTTATTCaagattttgcaactgaATACGCTGATGGTAATTTATTCAATCATGTATTATGGAAATCCAACACATCATCTATTCTTGTTACTTATACAATAAATTTCGATAATGGAGCAAtaacatcaatcaaatcgTCGCTGCCACCACTTCACAAtgaggaagaggaaattTCTGTTCATTTTGACTCAGAATACTATTGTCGAGAGATTTTTGATTCAGGaagatttgatgatttgattgtttcaaCTTCGCTATCTATTTTACGTCAACATTACAAATCGCAACATGAGGACTTTGATGGTGATTTGCGCACATCagcaaaaaaattggtaGAGTTCAACTCTACTACTGAGTCCTCCAAACATGTTTGGTTTAAACTTTATTCGCTATGTGAGGAGTTTAGAAAGGATAGTCATGAAGCATTAGCTTTGATTTCGTTTGACAAACATTTGATTGCAGTTCATGCCAATGGGTACGGATTATTCAGACCATCACACTATTTTGAATCGTTAATTAGCAAAAATCTTCAAAGCCCCGAGGGTAAATTAACACAATTGTTTAACCGATTCCGCACTACGTTATCTGCAAAAGCTTACCACAGGTTAAGCGAGTCAATTATATCTCGTCAAAGTCAATTTGATGCTACTACAGTTGATGTATTTTTCCAAACTCATCTTAGTGAGAAATTACCCCAACAAGAGATTCAAACAACCATGTCCGAATTAGAGGATATTCCCAATGTATtacaaatcattcaatcttTGGTCACCGATGCCgattatcaattgattgaaattgttgatcaagtGGGTGAGTTGggtgaatttttcaagttgtCAACATATGTCACTTTTAAAAATATAATGCACCAACATAGTATATTATTGATagatttattgattttacTTTTGGTTTGTGAAGTCAATGAGGAAATATTGAGTTTGCTAAATCAAGCCATGCGTGAATTGCAACAATATCACTTTAGTAAAATTATATTTGAGACTTGCTTTGTATCAGCTGCCAATAAATCTTCACTTGAGTCTCACGGATTGGGTAATGTTGATTATTCATTATTTTGGTCAGCTATAGTGAACAAAGACTCTACTTTGAAGCAacttgttgacaatttaCGAATCAATGACGCATACGATTACTTTCATAATGACGTGTTGACAAAGAAAGGTTTCATTCTTAATTCTGTCGTTGAGTTGATTAATCACCAACAAGGTCCctatttgaagaaattctttttggacaaattggatcaaaatGACGTTGATGAGTTATTTCTTATTGGTATTATccatttgatgaacaatGATGCCAATTCATTTCATGATGCATTTTCccaatttgacaaatttgaaaacctAGATGTCgccaaattgaaatcattgaaacaGGATGAAAATTTACGTCATTTCTTAAGTTGTTTCTATACTTTGCCTACTCAAGGTGAATATTATCATGGATTATCTGAATTGATTATATCACAAGTCAAAGTCAGAAAAACAACAGGTGTAACAAGAAGACAAATGATGGAAGTGGCTTTGAagtttgataaattggcAATTGAAAGCACAAAGGATGAACCATCGAAGGCTGAATCATTATACTTGAGTGTGTTTGATTTAGCATTATCCATATCTGATTATGATTCAGTTGGTCTCGCGTTGCAGAATTTGACTTCCACCACACAGGTCAAGACTTTGCTTACTcgatttattgaaaaattgatatcTGAACTGAAGATTGAGTTGATCTTCCCACCTAATGAAAGCAAAGTGTACCGTTCCCATTTCAAACTAATCGACTCCATCTTACTTAAGCTAGCTCAATCAACACCATTGTTATCATCCCTAAAAATGTATCAAATCTTATCCTCATGGAGATTATTTGGATGTTGTACTACAAGATCCCAGCTAGGCGATCAACGAGGTTCGTGCGAGGCATTGTATCAATTTATCCAACGATataaaaatgaaatcacGACAATTGACAAGGCAAGCAAATTTCAAGTATTGCAAATGTATTTACTTATattgaataatttgaaatcattcgatgatgttgatgatcaATGGTTTTTCAATAGTGCCCTGGATGCAGAGTCATCCTCATCTTCGCTGATTATCACCGCAAACAGAATCCAAATTGAGTATTTGGAATGGATGAAGAATTTAGAAACTGATTTATCCACATTAGAATAA
- a CDS encoding Tap42 protein (S. cerevisiae homolog TAP42 has role in TOR signaling cascade, positive regulation of transcription from RNA polymerase I promoter and localizes to soluble fraction, peripheral to membrane of membrane fraction), whose amino-acid sequence MSETKDLNQLTVSERFQLARGRYEDINNNTTDRQDSLEYQQRLQDLITEFELILQIVQSLALFSDNERLSELTTSYIPYLNLWFYLSQLYSKLQLKQGTISLDSKSGYLKLAKSYALEFLTNLQNYRILDQDQAQRLKLFDKGEEIIMSPQLKRQEKIDNYKKEQQLHHQLAVLTDLKHDLNERFEDETLKAIYIDQLKFHILKAFDSIGLITMELEVLSNRPPPGSTNSHDATAENDGRVANSTTDSTGFTTKIEQRPAKQISDLISKQGKVLQPFTITSKSQLRNRVFGTGQVLPSMTVEEYLDYELANGKMMKEEVKDVSKGPDYESDEDDEAQLEKRRWDDWKDENPRGAGNMKANIG is encoded by the coding sequence ATGAGTGAgacaaaagatttgaacCAGTTGACCGTTTCGGAAAGGTTTCAACTTGCGAGGGGAAGATACGAAGacataaacaacaacacaacagATCGACAAGATTCACTTGAATATCAACAACGTCTACAAGATCTTATTACTGAATTTGAGCTAATTTTACAAATCGTTCAGTCTCTTGCATTGTTTAGTGACAATGAACGACTACTGGAACTCACCACGTCTTATATTCCTTATTTGAATCTATGGTTTTATTTGTCTCAGTTGTATTCTAAACTTCAATTAAAACAAGGCACAATATCGCTTGATTCCAAACTGGGTTATCTAAAATTAGCTAAACTGTATGCTCTTGAGTTTCTCaccaatttacaaaattacCGAATCTTAGATCAAGATCAAGCACAACGattgaaactttttgatAAGGGGGAGGAGATTATCATGTCACCTCAGTTGAAAAGACAGGAGAAGATTGATAATTATAAAAAggaacaacaattgcatcacCAATTAGCAGTATTGACTGATTTGAAACATGATTTAAATGAAAGATTTGAAGACGAGACATTGAAAGCAATATATATTGATCAGTTGAAATTTCACATTTTGAAagcatttgattcaattggattGATTACAATGGAGTTGGAAGTGCTTTCAAACAGGCCACCACCAGGTTCGACAAACTCACACGATGCAACTGCTGAGAATGATGGTAGAGTAGCCAACTCCACAACAGATCTGACTGGATTTACtacaaaaattgaacaacgCCCAGCTAAACAGATTTCGGACTTGATTTCCAAACAAGGCAAAGTTCTTCAACCATTTACTATAACATCTAAATCACAATTACGTAATCGTGTTTTTGGTACTGGCCAAGTATTACCATCAATGACGGTTGAAGAATATTTGGATTATGAATTGGCTAATGGGAAAATGATGAAGGAAGAAGTTAAAGACGTAAGCAAAGGACCTGATTAtgaaagtgatgaagatgatgaagcCCAATTAGAGAAAAGGCGGTGGGATGATTGGAAAGATGAAAATCCAAGAGGTGCTGGAAATATGAAGGCAAATATTGGATAA
- a CDS encoding cleavage and polyadenylation factor: MSSVIYYKFLHQKNKSVIHFDGTAISVFDLKRDIISQNNLGSGQDFNLRLYHSEQPDLEYELDNDVIPRSSYVLAKRSPASSKMGKFNNASRYVSGKPRLNRKVINTTNANASAAGSNNMPTLPQLGEDASEEDKIKLMFENQSNVWAQTQDELAQHKMVYYKPTATTTTTNKEDLPPPGYICYRCGKKDHWIKNCPTNNDPNFEGKKIMRTTGIPKSYLKTISKEEVEKNSGSFTTNENGDVIDNDGNAILITDEGEYAIAMADSKTWMNYQTKLQNAAMKSKQEYESRLVGLVEKYNKPQFLDALSSSKKVLKSPVYTTPCCPDLTKVQKLSNVYHNQDEIENVLIENDFHCPNCGKDDIYIDSLVHAESLEKELQEFIESKEGEIGMKDPSKRSLEEVANDGNGVDVKKQKL; the protein is encoded by the coding sequence ATGTCTTCAGTCATTTATTACAAATTCCTACatcaaaagaacaaaagtGTAATACACTTTGATGGTACAGCAATCAgtgtatttgatttaaaACGAGATATAATCAGTCAAAACAATTTAGGTTCTGGTcaagatttcaatttacgATTATATCATTCAGAACAACCAGATTTAGAATATGAGTTGGACAATGATGTTATTCCTAGATCAAGTTATGTACTTGCTAAGCGGTCACCAGCATCGTCGAAAATGGGTAAATTCAATAATGCATCGAGATATGTTAGTGGAAAACCACGATTAAACCGAAAGGTtatcaacaccaccaatgCTAATGCATCAGCCGCCGGTAGCAATAACATGCCAACGTTGCCTCAACTAGGTGAAGATGCATCCGAAGAAGACAAGATTAAATTGatgtttgaaaatcaatcGAATGTATGGGCACAAACCCAAGATGAATTGGCACAGCACAAGATGGTTTATTATAAACCGACGgcgacaacaacaactacaaataAAGAAGATTTACCGCCACCAGGATACATTTGTTATCGATGTGGTAAAAAGGATCATTGGATTAAGAACTGTCCTACTAATAATGACCCTAATTTCGAGGGGAAGAAAATCATGAGAACTACTGGTATACCGAAATCATACCTAAAAACCatatcaaaagaagaagtgGAAAAGAACTCGGGGTCCTTCACAACGAATGAAAATGGTGATGttattgataatgatggTAACGCAATATTAATTACTGATGAAGGTGAATATGCCATTGCAATGGCTGATTCCAAGACATGGATGAATTATCAAACgaaattacaaaatgcTGCCATGAAGTCAAAACAAGAATACGAATCTCGATTAGTTGGTCTTGTTGAGAAGTATAATAAACCACAATTTCTTGATGCTTTATCATCGAGTAAAAAAGTGTTGAAACTGCCAGTCTATACAACTCCATGTTGTCCTGATTTGACTAAAGTACAGAAATTATCCAATGTATATCATAATCAagatgagattgaaaatgtattgattgaaaatgatttcCATTGTCCCAATTGTGGTAAAgatgatatatatattgatTCGTTGGTACATGCTGAATCATTAGAGAAGGAATTACAAGAATTCATCGAATCAAAAGAAGGCGAGATAGGTATGAAGGATCCAAGTAAACGATCATTGGAGGAAGTAGCTAATGATGGAAATGGGGTAGATGTTAAGAAGCAGAAATTGTAA